In Terriglobales bacterium, the following are encoded in one genomic region:
- a CDS encoding LysR family transcriptional regulator, with the protein MDIRQLESLLEVIHSPTMTRAAENLRLSPAAVSRQIQALASELGVDLFVKSGRKLTPTPAALRLAEQAKAVMVRFQYLKKDFANDAARDSRPFHFASGTTTLIYRLASPALGHPINKLRKELPNLDLHVSVLTTEGIVAGLLDRRFDLGLISLPVKTNNLRIVPLFDEELLVIRPSPKQVHGNHIGMIRPSQLENVPFLLYTKGTNMRQVIDRFLESLGLKPRVIMEASDTEAIKHLVESGLGYSILPEHALRRSTKYFQTLRVAGHRLIRRQAFAMPLTSRPRALTEYVAMFLKKALDNSR; encoded by the coding sequence ATGGATATACGACAACTTGAATCATTGCTGGAAGTCATCCACTCTCCAACCATGACACGGGCGGCGGAGAACCTGCGGCTCTCGCCCGCGGCGGTCAGCCGGCAAATCCAGGCTCTGGCTTCCGAATTAGGGGTTGATCTCTTCGTGAAATCAGGCAGAAAGCTCACACCCACACCGGCCGCACTGCGGCTTGCGGAACAAGCCAAGGCGGTCATGGTGCGGTTTCAGTACCTGAAGAAAGATTTTGCGAATGACGCCGCCCGCGATTCGCGTCCATTTCATTTCGCAAGCGGCACTACAACGCTGATCTATCGCCTGGCCAGCCCCGCGCTTGGACACCCGATTAACAAACTCCGCAAGGAGCTTCCCAATCTCGATCTGCATGTTTCGGTGCTTACCACGGAAGGGATTGTCGCCGGGTTGCTGGACCGCCGGTTCGACCTTGGGCTCATCTCGCTGCCGGTCAAGACCAACAATCTGCGCATTGTGCCGTTGTTTGACGAAGAGTTGCTGGTGATACGTCCGTCGCCGAAGCAGGTCCACGGCAATCACATCGGCATGATTCGTCCCAGCCAGCTAGAGAATGTTCCATTCCTGCTTTACACCAAAGGGACCAATATGCGCCAGGTCATTGACCGTTTTCTGGAGAGTCTGGGCTTGAAGCCGCGAGTGATCATGGAAGCCTCGGACACAGAAGCCATCAAGCACCTGGTGGAATCGGGCCTGGGTTACTCCATACTGCCGGAGCATGCGCTGCGACGGTCTACGAAGTACTTCCAGACCCTGAGAGTCGCGGGACACCGGCTGATCAGGCGGCAAGCGTTCGCCATGCCATTAACATCACGTCCGCGCGCCCTGACGGAATACGTTGCAATGTTCCTCAAGAAAGCGCTCGATAATTCACGATAA